AAAGCGCATCTATATCAAATTTATTATCTACAAAATTTCTTGTTGTGGTTTCGCAATGTGTTGGTACAATTATAACTTCAGGATTGCTTTCATAAAATGCTTTGATATTGTAAATGGTCTTTTTACTATCTTTCCAAGAATCAAAAAACAATTTAACAATGGGATGGGGTAGCATTAAATATTTATATGCTTTTTCGTTCCATACAGCGTCAGCAATTAAAAAATACTGTGCTTTTTCAGTTTGTAAGCGAATGCCAATTTGCCCGGCTGCATGACCGGGAAGCTTATACACAATAATTGTATTATCATTAAACAGGTCGTATATAGTTCCGAATATTTTATCATTGGTTGTCATCGAAATTTTTTCAATAAACTGCAACCTTGTTTCTATATCACTCGGAAGCAATGATTTTAGGATACCTTTTGAAAAAGCTAATAACCTTGCCATGCTTTTTACTTGCTGATAGGCTACTTCCGAACAGTAAATGGTTGCGTTTTCAAAGTCACGAAGTCCACCAATATGGTCGGCATGGAAGTGAGAAATAATAATATGTTTGATGTCTTTTGGCTGAATTCCAATCTTTAATAGTTGCTGTTTTAATTCGTCTTTTTCTTGTATGAATACTTTTGTTGTTAAAGCATAAATTTTATTTGGAAAATATTTTGTTGCTTCAAAAAATCTGTTGGTATAACCCGTATCAAAAAGTATCCACCCTTTAGTTGGATGTTTTATAAGCCCAAACAATGCATGAAATTTAATATCCATTTTGGGTTCGCCCCTTACGGCATGGTGTGCCTTGGCTATACAATAACCGGCATAGTTGAGATATAATTTACAGTTTTGCATTTGATTTATACCAGTTTAAAAACTCATCAATGGCTTGTTGGGTGTTTATGGTTGGGCGGTAGCCGAGTAATTGTTTTGCTTTTGTTATATCTAATGTGAAAGACAAACCTAAAGTTCCTACACTGTAGCAGGTGAGAGGTGGCTCTTTGTAGTTGGTCAAAACGGATTTAGTTTCTAAAAAGCGCGCTATCAGATGTGCTGTTCGATATGAAATGCTTTTATCTACCAACGGTGTTTCTAAGGCGTTTAGCACATATTTGATTTGTTCCCACAAGATTACAGGCTCGTCATTTGTAATATTGTAACATTGATTTAACCCTTCATTTTTGACCAAGCACGAAAGAATAATTGCTTCTACTACGTTCTCAACGGCAGTTAAATCCACCTTGTTTTTTCCATTTCCTATTACCCGTAACTTACCTTCATGTTGTGCCCTAATCAATCGGGGCATAATAATACTATCGCCTCTTCCTATCAATGCTCTTGGACGAAGTATTACAAACGGGATATTGGATTGCTCCAATAAAATTTCCGCTTCTCTTTTTGTTCTTGCATAATGATTCACAAATTTAAGTGGTAGTGGGTCTGTTTCTTTAATGTTCAAGCGGTGAGTTCCATCAAAATAAACACTTGGCGAAGAGATATAAATTATTTTTTGTACCCCATACTTTTTTGCACTGCTTAAAATATTCTGTTGAGTGATGATGTTGGACGAATTAAATTCAGCAGCTTTTCCCCAAGGAGAGGAAAACGAAGCTGCATGAATAATCATGTCAACGCCATTAACCAATTCATCAACAAAAACCGAATTTTCTAATCTTCCAAGTTTGTAAATTACTTTTGTGTTTTCAATGCCACGATAGTCCAACAATTTTGTACCGTTAGCTATTACAGTTTTAACCCAATCTAATGTTATTAGTTTCTCTAAGGTTCTATAACCCAAAAAACCGGTGGCTCCTGTCAATAGGATTTTCATTTTAATACTAATTGGTTGATTTAGTAGTTGCTAAATGCCTTATAACGTCATTCTGTATAAAAACTTAATTTTCTCAATGATTGTATCGCAAAGCAATGCATATAATTTCAATTTAAGGCAATTAAAATGAGGTTTGTTTTAGAAGAAGTCGATTTTTTGGGAAAAGAAAGTGTCGTAAAACGCTTTAAATTGTGTTATCAGAATCCAAAAATAAAGGGTAAAATTCCATAGCCCACGGTTTAAACCGTGGGCTATGGAAACCGTGTTGTTTGATTTTGTGTGCTTGTTGACAACACCAAGCACGGCTGAAAAAAAGACCAAATACAACAGCCTATTTTTGTATCAATTTTTCATAGCCCTCATCGCCTTCCAGTATGCCGTCAAAAAGTTCGCCTCCAATTGCAAGAACGGTAATATCATAACCATCTGCACAACCAAATGGCATGAAAATTTGACCATATTTTGTATAATAAAGGCTAATTCTTGCACCCTTTGGCTTGTTTCCATCTTTACCATAGAACTTATCATAAAGTATCACGGAATCGTTTTCAACACGCCATTTGCCCCTATAGCTTACCTTTCTGTCGCAATACCCCACTCTAAAGGTACTATCAGATTTTAAGTCCAAAACCATTTCAAAACCAACTTTGAAGTGGTCTCCATATTGCTTTATTAAAGCTTGCTTCTCAGACTTGCTTAAATTCACGAGTGTGTATTTGCCGGGTACAATCGGTTTCAGTGCCGGCTTCTCCATGCAATGATTACTACAAGACACAACCTTTAGAAAAGCAACAAACAATACAGCTAATCTGATTTTGGTAGGTATATTTTTTTGCATATCTGATAACTTAAGGGTTCAGCGATACAAATATCTGTGCTCGGGACATATTTACATAATTATTTAAGTCAGATTGAATGTTATTCAATGCGTTTTGAAAAACCGGAGCAGATTCAAATGTTCTGTAATAACTTATAAGATTGATTGCAATTAGTGTTTCTTGGTATTATTCTGTTTGAACAGACTATCTAACAACGCAATATTGGGATTGCCATTGTTTGAATTATATAAACGGTTGTATGTTAAGATGACAAATTCACCGGATTTTCTATAAACAATAAATGGAAAATACATAGTACGTTTGTTTAAAAGAGATGCAGGAATAGAATCAATGACTGAAGGAGAATATTTAACCTTAAGATTGGGATATAATATTTTGGCGCGTTGAACCAAAAAGTCATTATCTTCAATAGGCGTAACAATGACTCTTTTTCGCAACTTTCTTCCGGCTTCTTTAAAATATTTATTTAATTCGACATTGCATTGATGGCAAGACGGAGTGTTAAAAATAATATAGATTTCGTCTGTTTGTTCCTTGTGTGCAAAAGCAAACAAGCAGAATAAACCCACTACTAAAATGCTGAACTTTTTATAATCCATATTTTAGGTGATTTAATTTTAGCATTTTCGTTTCTGTATTTACCAAGTTTAATATTATCTAATTGTGACGTTTTGTCTTTTTTTCGAACCACATCAATAGACAACAACCCCTTGCTATCAAAAGACACAATCCCATACTGTGGAACAATATATTCTTGAGTCAATTTCACAGATTGACGCGCCCAATAGTTAAAAGGTTGAGACTTGCTGATGAAGTATCCATGTTCCTGAGAGCTCCATTTTAATTCTACAAAACTGTTTGGAAACCCCTTAAAATAATCTTGCGATATACATAAATACAATGAAGAATCCGTAATAAAAAGTGAGTTATAAAAAATAATTTTGGGGGTTATTGCATCATAGAGTGCTTGTATAGAATTGGCGGGATAATGCAGCACCCTTTTATTCTTTATAATTTTCATTACCGAATCTGAGAAATATATAGAATCACAAGCTAAAGAAGTTATCTGAAATTGTTGATGTGTCCTGTCTTTCAGGTAAACTACATTCAATAAAGGGGCATTATTCTCTATCCAATATAATTTATCATGATAAAAGCGGAAGGGGGTAACATCATAAAAATAATACATCTCTGGGAGAAGTGAAGAATATGCAGTACTATTTTCAATTTTTAAATTATTTAGATTTACTTCTGTGAGAATTATAGTTGAATCTGACCGATAGATTTCATCACCCGGATATGTTTTTAATGTATAAAGTCTTTCGTTCAGAATATAAAAGAACCAAGCGTCTTTAATTATCAAGTCTCCGCGTTTAACAAACTTTTTTTGAGTCGTGTTAAAGGACTGTATGATAATTTTATTGGTTTCATCTGATGCCAATATCAACCATTCTTTGTTGCAGTATATTTTAGAGATGGTGTAACCAGGTTCTTGATAGTATTGATAATACTCAATTTTTCCGAATCTTAAGTCCATTACACCAATTTCTTTGGAATGATTGTGAAGAAAATAAAAATGGTTTTCTTCGCGGTTCCATACCAAATCTTCTAATGTCCCCTTGAGGTGCTTGGCAATTTTTAGGTCTTCGTAAATAGTATCTATCTTGAAATGTACAATCTCATTTTCTTTAGTACATTGTGCTTGTATTCTCGACAAGGATAACAAGCAATAAAGAATTAATATGGCAGCATGTCTCATCAATATTCGGTTCAAAAACGCAAAGATAAGATAAATATGTTTCAAGACTGGAAATAGTTAGTACTTGAAAACTTCTATTAAGTAATCGCCATCAGGATCACCTACAATTGGAGACCATGATACAGAATAAATGCGTGTTTCATTGTCAGGTGTAACTATGGTATAATTATAAGAACCGGTTGGCTCATTATTGTCGTAAATTCTATTGGTTGCATAGACAATAAGGTAGTTTGTAGAATTTACATCAATTTCGTCAAATTCTGTTTCGGGAATACCCATTTCTTCAAGTTTTACCTTATAAATAACACATGGATTATAGCCTTGACCAGTACATGTTAAATCTACAATTGTTGTACCGTTATCATCATTATGCCTTTTGTTAATTACTTTTTCATAGCCCATTGTACCATCACTTAACTTTGTTCCACCTTTAATTTTAACATCTCCTAATTTCTCTTTGGCATAAAGCTGGGTGTTAAACAAAGTAGTCATTACAATAATTCCGAAAGTGAGTTTAACTAAATTTTTAATTTTTGTTTTCATAATTTATTTATTTTTTTGTATACCAACAAAGCAAAATACTTTTTTACTTTCTCGCAAGCTATAAATAATCGCATAGAGCATTAAATTATGGTGCTACACGATAAATTATCAGAAAATACGATATTTGCCCCATGAATACAGGCTAAAAAATAAGGCAAGCCCGTACAAAAAAAGGGTTCTCTCAGGAATATCTCGGAAGTAAAATAGGGGTAAAACAGAGTGTCATAAGCGAAATGGAAGCAGGTAACAGAGAAGTAAATATTGAAGAACTGCTAAAAATATCAGAAACTTTGGAAGAGCCTCTTGCCAAGCTCTTACATTTGCCTATGAATGTGGAATTTAATAATTGTCCGGGAGCGGGTATTGTTGTCTATCATCAATTTCCGCCTGAACTGATTAAGGTTTTGGAAAAGTTGGCAGACAAACTCTGAATCCGGTCTTAGCCCATTGTGCTGTAATCACCCAGTCCAAATTCATTTTTTTCTCCGTTGAGTTCGGCAAAATTTCGAATCATTGAGTTGGTAAATGAAATGTTGTTGATGCATGCATTGGATTGGATAATACTGTTGCTGATGTGGGCATTACGTATTTTGGAGCTTTTGAAGTATGAATACTTATTGGTGGGGTTTTACATAACACCTATGATGGGAGTTACTTTGAATAACGTAAAATATAATTTTGTGACTTTTTGAATTAACCAAGACGACTTATCAAAACGAATCCCACCATAATTACTATGACAAAAATTATGAAAGTATTAATAATAGCAATTCGTTCATTTTGTTTGTGAGATATCTTCAATCTCCTCGTGAAGTAGTCAGTCAAATCAAAGCTTGTATTGAGTATTTTGGCATAGAACTTCCCAATATTATATGCAGCCAAAATAAGAGCTATTACTACAAGACCAATATATTGGACGATTCGAGCATCAAAAAGACTTTCTTTAAAACGCACAGGCGCAAGCATAAACGCCATAGAGCTAATGAGGGCAGCAAATATGACTATTCTTGTCATCCATAGGATAATGTTTGCTTTTTTCATAATGCAAATGTAAGTGCTTTGTTAATTATTACATACAATTATTATTTATCTTGGGTGACCATAATTGTTTAATTGAAGAGCTACCAGTAGGAACGCAATCTGGATATGCTGCATCCATTGCATTTACGCAAAACAATAGACTTATTCCACAAGCAGATGCCATAAGCCCTGCTGCAGGTCCAGTAAAAGCAGCACCAAGTAAACAAGTTGCGAAACCATATGCACAATTGTTTATACCAGCTCTATAAGCATTACAATTTGGAATATTAATATAATCCACTTCTTCATAACCCAAGTAATTCAATACAGCATTCCCAAAA
This genomic interval from Bacteroidota bacterium contains the following:
- a CDS encoding MBL fold metallo-hydrolase, with amino-acid sequence MDIKFHALFGLIKHPTKGWILFDTGYTNRFFEATKYFPNKIYALTTKVFIQEKDELKQQLLKIGIQPKDIKHIIISHFHADHIGGLRDFENATIYCSEVAYQQVKSMARLLAFSKGILKSLLPSDIETRLQFIEKISMTTNDKIFGTIYDLFNDNTIIVYKLPGHAAGQIGIRLQTEKAQYFLIADAVWNEKAYKYLMLPHPIVKLFFDSWKDSKKTIYNIKAFYESNPEVIIVPTHCETTTRNFVDNKFDIDAL
- a CDS encoding NAD(P)-dependent oxidoreductase; the protein is MKILLTGATGFLGYRTLEKLITLDWVKTVIANGTKLLDYRGIENTKVIYKLGRLENSVFVDELVNGVDMIIHAASFSSPWGKAAEFNSSNIITQQNILSSAKKYGVQKIIYISSPSVYFDGTHRLNIKETDPLPLKFVNHYARTKREAEILLEQSNIPFVILRPRALIGRGDSIIMPRLIRAQHEGKLRVIGNGKNKVDLTAVENVVEAIILSCLVKNEGLNQCYNITNDEPVILWEQIKYVLNALETPLVDKSISYRTAHLIARFLETKSVLTNYKEPPLTCYSVGTLGLSFTLDITKAKQLLGYRPTINTQQAIDEFLNWYKSNAKL
- a CDS encoding helix-turn-helix transcriptional regulator — its product is MGVKQSVISEMEAGNREVNIEELLKISETLEEPLAKLLHLPMNVEFNNCPGAGIVVYHQFPPELIKVLEKLADKL